The nucleotide sequence CCATTCAGTGGTGAATTGTTCTTACCATACCCTAGTTTTCAAAGAATGGTGACCTTTCCTTTGGACTGTTACATGAATCTAACACCGATGGCTCTAATGCTACTTGTGAATTGTGGCAGTAGATCCTAGGCACTGCATCGACATAACCCAATGAAGTGTTGTGTTTAGTGGATTGGATGTTAGAAAACAAATTAATATTAGAATTTTGGTGGATTATTTTTCAAGAAATTTTTGTCTTGCCTaagtttcatatttatttatttaagcaCATGTCCCATTTATGATATCAGAAACCAATTATTCAAACCATTGAAACTGATCTATGCTATATAGTATCATGATATATAAAACAAAGAGAGAGAGTGAAATGTCCATAACTCGTACAAGAAAAAAGGTGTGATTATGTTTGGATGATCGAATGGACTTGAATTCATAGTTTTTGATAGAGGGATGCTTCTGGATGGCTTCCCTATTGAATCCATAAATCTTGTCTTCTTTTAGATGTATGAAAGTGTGTTCTGTAGAAGTAGTTCTTTGCTAATCACCGTTCACCACTACTTCACCATTGCTCCTTTCTTTCCCATTCCGTGGTTTGTGCAGGAATAAGACTGTCAAAGTCATAGGGTATGTTTGGATTATTTGGTATTTACATTTCATGGCTTGATTTGGTTGTTATAATGGAACTTGGTGGAACTACTAAATTGTGACAATGTAAATATCTACTCTAGTTAGTTATCCAATTTCATGTTTTCTCTTACTCGTAGCAACCCCTAACTCTAATAACCGAACAACTATATTTTGTAAACCGAAAAAAGATGTGATCGTGTTACGAATGTTAAATACATCCCTTAGTATAATATCTTCTTGCTTAGGATGGCTTGCAGTTGGCAACCATATTTTGCATCTGTTTTTACCATTTAGTAAGCTTTTCTGATGCAGCTCATGGAAACTTGTAAATGATTTCCTGGTACATTCTGTAAGTGATACCACCTGCAGTAACTTACGGATCAGACATGGTTTTTCTATGGAAAGAGGGTTATAGGTGCCTCAGGAGTGTTCGAAGGCCAGAAatgttatatacatatatatacactttTTTTTAATGTCTTACTAGTATGGTTATGGTAGACTTCTCTGGATATACCGAAAACATTTATCATAGACCAGAAAGTATAATTTTGTTGGACATTAGGTGATCTAACATTTTTGGTTCTGCTTCTTGATGAACTCTTTGTAGTTTAGTTGTTCCATCAAGGTGAGAACTCTTCTTAATTGTTAGGTGCTGTATATTATGTATTTGTCGCAGCATTTAATAGTCGCATTTGCTGATTTGTTTCTGTTTTCATATCTGATGCCATTTTACATTCTTATTTGAAGTTAATATTCACAATTCAAGGTTGATGGAGGCTATTCAGAAGGCACAAATTTGCTACCTGATGCTTTTCCTCGTGTTCTTGTGCAGGTGTTATCACTTGTCTACTTGAATCACTGTTTCTTGTCAGAATAATTGGGTGTTCATCAATTGTCAGAATTCGAGCTCTTAGTTTGCTTTGATTCCGTTGGTTGGAGATCATATTGGCTGAAACTTTTTGATGGTCTATTCAAAACAGTCTGTGCTAACAATTCATGCCATTTTGATGAGAAAAGTGTTTGCCATTGCTCACCCAAAAGAAACAAGACTAAGAGATGCGTTATAATTTTGAGAACATAACCCTTCTTTTATTTAGTATTTGGAAGTCGAGGGGGATTTTTTATTAGTATGGAAGATGTTACTAagtattaatttatttgtatttgatgataatatatatatattatatatatttggtTTCATATCAAATCGGAATTAGAATTGACGATTTCAGTTTTATttcaaatcaataaaaaaaacctctttaaatgatgaatatatCTTTTTAATAGTTTAATAAATAATTACTTGGAGAaatatttagaaaaaaattatttaagaataaaaaatagaTGGCTTTTGTTCGAATCGAATCGTCGTCGATTTCGGAATCGAAACCGTCTAAGATCAGAACCAGAATCGAATCGATTTAGATTTCGAGTGCGGCCGAACCAGAACAGTCGGTCCTCGACGTACTTGATCGGTACCGCcccatcagaaaaaaaaaacaaaaaaaggaatAATTATTTGCGGATTGAATGGGTAATAATTATTTGCGGGACCGCAGATCAACGAGAGACGTCCCATCTTTTATTCTGATAGAAACGTTCAGTACCGATGAACAGAAGCGATTGCCGCTTGCCGACACACACCGTTCTACTGAAGACCGGACACAACCGGCGTCACTGCTTGAATAGACCAAAGGCATTGTTCGCGGTGGTGAAGCCGCCGTCGATGACGAAGTTGTGGCCGCTTACATACCCGGACTCGTCGCTCCCCAGGTAGACTGCGGCGTGTGCCACGTCCTCCGCCCTCAGCACCGGTCCCTTGAGGTTGCTGACCCCGCCGATCCACTCCTCCAAGCGCTCGGCGTCCATGTGGATGAAGTCGCAGGCCAGCGCCGTGGCGTACGCGAAGGGCGAGATGCAGTTCACCCGGATCCCGTGCTGCCCCAGCTCCGCCGCGGCGCTCCTCGTCAGCCCCACCACCGCATGCTTCGACGCGATGTACGCGTGAGGCGCCACCCCTCCGATCACCGACCCCACGCTCCCGTTGTTGATGATGCTCCCCCCGGGCCGCCGTTGCCGCCCGGCCGCGGCCGCCGCCACCATGACACGCGCCGCGTGCTTTATCCCGTTGAACACCCCGGTCACGTTCACGCCCAGCACCCGGTCGAAGTCAGCGATGTCGACGTCCGTGATCCTTGGACGGTTGCGGTCGATGATGGCGGCGTTGTTGAACATGATGTCGAGGCCGCCGTACTTGGCGACGGCCAGGTCGACGGCGCTCCCGACATCCTCCTCCTTGGCCACGTCGCAGTGCACGTAGGTGATCACGTCGTCCGTGCCGATGCTGGCCGCGACGGACAGGCCCAGCTCATCCCGGATGTCAGCGATCACCACCTTCGCTCCATGGTGAACGAAGAGCCTGGCGGTTGCCTCGCCGGCCCCGGCAGCTCCGCCAGTAACGACCGCAACCTTTCCTTCCAGcctgcgcacacacacacacatatactctccatatatatgtatatatatatgtcttatcAACTTGATCTTCTATCTGAGAAGCTTACCTCCTCCCAAGTGTAGCTGCAACCGCGCTGCAATTAGCCATTGGAGATCTTGTTGATGCTGTAGTCATGAAACCCAGAAGCCATGAACCGCTATACAAGGACGAAGTCGAAGCTGCAGCAAGTATGCTTATTGTACTGGATCTTAATTATGCGCAAGAACCATGTAAAATAAGGGTGAGATGAGTTAGTTCATCATGATTCAGACGATAGGTATCAATCAGGCTGTACGTCAATCGTTGTTCCTTCTTTATCCCGCAGCAGACACTGTAGACCTAATAAACCCGACGTGTTAAACG is from Musa acuminata AAA Group cultivar baxijiao chromosome BXJ1-6, Cavendish_Baxijiao_AAA, whole genome shotgun sequence and encodes:
- the LOC135676227 gene encoding secoisolariciresinol dehydrogenase-like encodes the protein MTTASTRSPMANCSAVAATLGRRLEGKVAVVTGGAAGAGEATARLFVHHGAKVVIADIRDELGLSVAASIGTDDVITYVHCDVAKEEDVGSAVDLAVAKYGGLDIMFNNAAIIDRNRPRITDVDIADFDRVLGVNVTGVFNGIKHAARVMVAAAAAGRQRRPGGSIINNGSVGSVIGGVAPHAYIASKHAVVGLTRSAAAELGQHGIRVNCISPFAYATALACDFIHMDAERLEEWIGGVSNLKGPVLRAEDVAHAAVYLGSDESGYVSGHNFVIDGGFTTANNAFGLFKQ